Proteins encoded together in one Synergistetes bacterium HGW-Synergistetes-1 window:
- a CDS encoding MATE family efflux transporter, with protein MRECVQETCEIQHLNMTTQPIPGLVIRLAVPTVISMLVTALYNTADTFFVSRLGTSASGAVGIVFSIMAIFQAIGFTFGTGAASMISRKLGARETEAASRYASSSFFLAFGSGLIFTLYGLFSLDDFMLRLGSTETILPYAKSYAMYILLGAPIMCTSFVMNNVLRAEGKAAFAMVGLVTGALLNIVLDPIFIFTFGLGISGAAIATLISQCISFSILLSVFILRKSSIRISIRNISRKPKEFFDILTLGTPSLCRQGLASIATVALNVAASAYGDAAVAAMSIVGRTFMLVLSMMIGLGQGFMPVSGYNYGAKNYARVKEAFWFTVKTGLLIMAVTAVTGFVMAPGIVSAFRREDAEVIAIGTLAMRLQFSALILQPLFVSTNMLFQSTGHAARATFLACNRQGVYFLPLILILPSLFGITGVQITQPISDILSFLTCIPFLYLFMKKLNKLEKEKIS; from the coding sequence ATGAGAGAGTGCGTTCAGGAAACATGCGAGATACAACATCTTAATATGACGACACAGCCGATACCGGGTCTGGTGATAAGGCTTGCCGTGCCGACTGTCATAAGCATGCTCGTGACGGCTTTATACAATACAGCAGACACTTTCTTCGTTTCAAGGCTTGGAACGAGCGCCAGCGGCGCAGTCGGCATAGTCTTTTCGATAATGGCGATCTTCCAGGCTATAGGCTTTACTTTCGGGACAGGCGCTGCCAGTATGATATCCAGAAAACTCGGCGCCCGGGAGACCGAGGCTGCGAGCAGGTATGCCTCCAGCTCTTTTTTTCTGGCATTTGGGTCAGGCCTGATTTTCACCCTTTACGGACTCTTTTCCCTTGATGACTTTATGTTGAGGCTCGGATCTACAGAAACGATCCTTCCCTATGCAAAAAGCTACGCAATGTACATCCTGCTTGGCGCGCCGATAATGTGCACATCTTTTGTCATGAACAATGTGCTCAGGGCTGAGGGCAAGGCAGCTTTCGCAATGGTCGGACTTGTGACCGGAGCCCTGCTCAATATAGTGCTGGATCCGATATTCATCTTCACCTTCGGCCTCGGCATATCAGGGGCAGCGATCGCAACGCTGATTTCCCAGTGCATAAGTTTTTCAATTCTTCTCTCTGTTTTCATACTCCGAAAGAGCAGCATAAGGATCAGCATCAGAAACATTTCAAGGAAACCGAAAGAATTTTTCGACATCCTGACCCTTGGTACCCCCTCTCTATGCAGGCAGGGACTTGCAAGCATAGCAACAGTGGCCCTCAATGTTGCTGCCTCGGCATATGGCGACGCCGCTGTAGCCGCCATGTCGATAGTGGGACGCACATTTATGCTCGTCTTATCCATGATGATAGGCCTGGGACAGGGGTTCATGCCTGTGTCCGGATATAACTACGGCGCGAAGAATTACGCCCGTGTGAAAGAGGCGTTCTGGTTCACAGTGAAAACCGGCTTGTTGATAATGGCAGTGACAGCAGTGACCGGTTTTGTGATGGCGCCTGGGATAGTATCGGCATTCAGGAGAGAGGACGCAGAGGTCATCGCAATAGGGACCCTGGCCATGCGGCTCCAATTTTCTGCCCTCATCCTACAGCCGCTTTTCGTATCGACAAATATGCTTTTTCAGTCAACGGGGCATGCAGCAAGAGCGACCTTTCTTGCCTGCAACAGGCAGGGAGTATATTTTCTCCCCCTTATTCTGATCCTGCCATCACTATTCGGCATAACAGGAGTCCAGATAACACAGCCCATATCAGATATACTGAGTTTCCTCACATGCATCCCTTTTTTGTATCTTTTCATGAAAAAGCTGAATAAGCTTGAAAAAGAAAAAATTTCCTGA
- a CDS encoding lactoylglutathione lyase: protein MKARFAHFNFNVLDLKKSMEFYEGALGLKEVRRVEKPDFTLVYLGDGETDFQLELTYLHDRTEKYDLGEAEFHLAFTVKDIEAAHAHHEKMCCICYENKDMGIYFIEDPDGYWLELVPLRR, encoded by the coding sequence ATGAAAGCAAGATTTGCACATTTTAATTTTAATGTCCTTGATCTGAAAAAAAGCATGGAATTCTACGAAGGAGCCCTGGGCCTGAAAGAAGTAAGGCGGGTCGAGAAACCTGATTTCACATTGGTCTATCTCGGTGACGGAGAGACAGATTTTCAGCTTGAACTAACGTACCTTCACGACAGGACAGAAAAATACGACCTTGGAGAAGCTGAATTCCATCTTGCTTTCACAGTTAAGGATATCGAAGCTGCCCACGCACACCATGAAAAGATGTGCTGCATATGTTATGAGAATAAGGATATGGGCATTTATTTCATCGAGGATCCTGATGGGTATTGGCTGGAGCTTGTCCCCCTCCGCAGATAG
- a CDS encoding NAD(P)H nitroreductase, with product MQKLDEIILKRQSCRSYETKPVTKEDISKCLDAARLAPSACNSQPWKFTVVTEPETKAKLANLLQIVGGNKFADAAPVLIAVSEDECPKLMPGVLERWSCKHFAHGDIGIAIAHFTLKAAESDLATCIMGTFEDSDVKELLNIPRGDTVRAVIALGYPSDDKIRDKNRKELSEIVRFID from the coding sequence ATGCAGAAACTGGATGAAATAATTTTGAAAAGGCAAAGCTGCCGGAGCTACGAGACAAAGCCTGTGACAAAGGAAGATATAAGCAAATGTCTTGATGCCGCAAGACTGGCCCCGTCGGCCTGCAACAGCCAGCCATGGAAATTTACAGTGGTCACTGAACCGGAAACGAAAGCGAAGCTCGCCAACCTTCTGCAGATCGTGGGAGGAAACAAATTCGCAGACGCGGCTCCGGTGCTTATAGCAGTCAGTGAAGATGAATGCCCCAAACTTATGCCGGGAGTGCTTGAGAGATGGAGCTGCAAACACTTTGCCCATGGCGACATCGGCATAGCAATAGCACACTTCACGCTGAAGGCTGCAGAATCAGACCTTGCAACATGCATAATGGGAACCTTTGAGGACAGTGATGTTAAGGAACTGCTCAACATCCCCAGGGGAGACACTGTACGGGCGGTAATTGCCCTCGGTTATCCGTCGGACGATAAGATAAGGGATAAAAACAGGAAAGAACTCAGCGAGATAGTCCGTTTTATCGATTAA
- a CDS encoding MATE family efflux transporter: MAEGVLRFKERSLTEGNITPQLIKFALPYMSANLLQALYGAVDTVIVGHFTNAAGLSAAAIGSQFMFLINGVIIGLSMGGTILIARYFGAKSDTDIKETIGTMFTLFAIVSIALTLIMFAAVKPLVSLIQTPPEAVSQTEGYIFISSAGISFMFAYNALSAMLRGFGDSKSPLVFVAIASVCNVIGDLILVAVFKMGAPGAALATILSQGLSAVLAVIYLKKQSFHFDFKLDSFRIKREKLKNLLKIGLPMSVQMSMTTVSFMFIMATVSVMGGVVASAAIGITSKINGFVMLPPIAFSAAISAMVSQNMGAGRPKRAIKCLYVGISVTLIFGVISFALLQFFSPAVIKIFTPDIELIRATSLYLKSFSIDCILVCFVFCLNGFFNGCGHTRFSMVNNLMAAFLIRVPATWLLSKIPGADLFSIGFATPMSSLLSITIGIIYLRSGRWKSLKLS; this comes from the coding sequence ATGGCTGAAGGCGTGCTGCGTTTTAAGGAACGATCTCTGACTGAGGGAAATATAACCCCGCAGCTTATAAAATTCGCGCTCCCTTACATGTCTGCGAACCTTCTCCAGGCACTTTATGGAGCGGTCGATACAGTGATAGTCGGGCACTTCACAAACGCGGCGGGACTTTCGGCCGCCGCAATAGGAAGCCAATTCATGTTCCTTATCAACGGCGTCATAATCGGTCTTTCAATGGGAGGAACGATCCTGATCGCCAGATATTTCGGTGCAAAATCAGATACTGACATCAAAGAGACTATAGGGACAATGTTTACTCTCTTTGCTATTGTAAGCATTGCTCTGACCCTGATAATGTTTGCTGCCGTAAAGCCTCTGGTAAGCCTTATTCAGACTCCCCCTGAGGCAGTCTCCCAGACAGAGGGATATATTTTCATAAGCTCCGCGGGCATTTCTTTTATGTTTGCATACAACGCACTCAGCGCTATGCTGAGGGGGTTCGGGGATTCCAAAAGTCCGCTTGTCTTCGTTGCCATAGCATCAGTCTGCAACGTCATAGGCGATCTGATCCTGGTCGCTGTCTTCAAAATGGGCGCTCCCGGCGCTGCACTGGCTACAATACTCTCCCAGGGGCTGAGCGCAGTCCTGGCTGTTATATATCTGAAAAAACAAAGTTTCCATTTCGACTTCAAGCTCGACAGTTTCCGCATCAAGAGAGAAAAACTTAAAAACCTGCTCAAAATAGGGCTGCCTATGTCTGTCCAGATGTCAATGACAACAGTTTCATTCATGTTCATAATGGCCACTGTAAGTGTGATGGGTGGCGTTGTCGCATCCGCTGCCATCGGTATCACCTCAAAGATAAACGGGTTTGTAATGCTCCCTCCCATCGCCTTTTCAGCTGCTATTTCTGCAATGGTCTCGCAGAATATGGGGGCCGGCCGGCCCAAAAGGGCAATAAAATGTCTATACGTCGGGATCTCGGTCACGTTGATATTCGGAGTGATATCGTTTGCCCTGCTTCAGTTCTTTTCTCCGGCTGTAATAAAAATATTCACTCCTGATATAGAGCTGATAAGAGCGACTTCCCTCTACCTGAAGTCGTTCAGCATCGACTGCATCCTTGTATGTTTCGTCTTCTGCCTCAACGGATTTTTCAACGGATGCGGGCACACGAGGTTCAGCATGGTCAACAACCTGATGGCCGCGTTTTTGATAAGAGTTCCTGCAACCTGGCTTTTAAGCAAAATTCCAGGAGCAGATCTCTTCAGCATAGGCTTCGCGACCCCCATGTCATCACTGCTCTCGATCACCATAGGTATAATATATCTGAGAAGCGGAAGATGGAAAAGTCTTAAACTTTCATAA
- a CDS encoding F420-0--gamma-glutamyl ligase, which yields MMRYVGAASRGIRLPVITKGADLINIISDTIVAASENERDPFVIRDSDIVGVTESLVARSQGNYVTLSDISEDVKKRVPEGDVSIIFPILSRNRFHQLLRGIVNGVRGKVRVFLSYPSDEVGNQVIDPMNFYLNSDRLSCDSFDEKEYYEVFGECRHPFTGVDYVQLYKSIDPEKVSVHFANNPLAALSFSNTVIVASIHTRKLHRDILEKAGANVISLDEICSSPIRDGAGFNEEYGLLGSNYTNDDSVKLFPRDCDDFVRELQKDLFDRTGKKLEVLVYGDGAFKDPVCGIWELADPVVSPGYTEGLNGMPKEIKFKYVADNAGDKDPSDAIREAIESKGEMDKFGHCTLGTTPRRMTDLIGSLCDLTSGSGDKGTPVVYIQGYFDCYLDD from the coding sequence ATCATGCGCTATGTTGGAGCAGCTTCCAGAGGTATCCGTCTGCCGGTAATAACTAAAGGTGCAGATCTGATAAATATAATTTCCGATACGATCGTTGCCGCATCTGAAAATGAGAGGGATCCGTTCGTTATCAGGGACAGTGATATAGTTGGAGTGACGGAATCACTTGTTGCACGGTCTCAGGGAAATTATGTGACCCTTTCTGATATATCTGAGGATGTAAAAAAAAGGGTCCCGGAAGGTGATGTCTCCATCATTTTCCCCATATTGAGCAGAAACAGGTTTCATCAGCTGCTCAGGGGGATAGTGAACGGTGTCAGGGGCAAGGTTCGTGTATTTCTCTCCTATCCATCGGATGAAGTTGGCAACCAGGTCATTGATCCGATGAATTTTTACCTCAACAGTGACAGACTGTCCTGCGACAGCTTTGATGAAAAAGAGTATTACGAGGTCTTCGGGGAATGCAGACATCCCTTTACCGGCGTCGATTACGTGCAGCTTTACAAATCGATAGACCCTGAAAAGGTATCCGTACATTTCGCCAATAATCCCCTTGCTGCGCTCAGTTTCTCAAATACAGTGATAGTGGCAAGTATACATACCAGGAAGCTCCACAGGGATATCCTTGAAAAAGCAGGGGCAAATGTGATCTCGCTTGATGAGATATGCAGCTCACCCATAAGGGATGGGGCAGGTTTCAATGAAGAGTACGGCCTGCTTGGATCCAACTATACAAACGACGACTCTGTGAAACTCTTTCCCAGGGATTGTGATGACTTTGTCAGAGAGCTCCAGAAGGATCTTTTTGACCGTACCGGCAAAAAGCTCGAAGTGCTGGTATACGGAGACGGAGCTTTCAAAGATCCTGTCTGCGGTATATGGGAGCTGGCGGATCCTGTGGTGTCGCCCGGTTATACAGAGGGCCTGAACGGGATGCCAAAGGAGATAAAGTTCAAGTATGTTGCAGACAACGCAGGGGACAAGGACCCGTCTGATGCGATCCGCGAGGCCATTGAGTCGAAGGGCGAAATGGACAAGTTCGGACACTGCACGCTTGGGACCACTCCGAGGCGGATGACGGACCTTATCGGATCGCTCTGCGACCTTACCTCGGGCTCGGGGGACAAAGGCACCCCGGTAGTATATATACAGGGTTACTTCGACTGTTACCTCGATGACTGA